A section of the Streptomyces sp. NBC_00178 genome encodes:
- the sufC gene encoding Fe-S cluster assembly ATPase SufC — MATLEIRDLHVSVEADNATKEILKGVDLTVKQGETHAIMGPNGSGKSTLAYSLAGHPKYTITSGTVTLDGEDVLEMSVDERARAGLFLAMQYPVEIPGVSVSNFLRTSATAVRGEAPKLRTWVKEVKETMAELQMDPSFAERNVNEGFSGGEKKRHEILQLELLKPKIAILDETDSGLDVDALRVVSEGVNRVRERGEVGTLLITHYTRILRYIKPDFVHVFANGRIAESGGAELADKLENEGYEAYVKGGASA; from the coding sequence ATGGCAACGCTTGAAATCCGCGACCTGCACGTCTCCGTCGAGGCCGACAACGCCACGAAGGAGATCCTCAAGGGCGTCGACCTGACCGTGAAGCAGGGCGAGACGCACGCCATCATGGGCCCGAACGGGTCCGGCAAGTCCACCCTCGCCTACTCGCTCGCGGGTCACCCCAAGTACACGATCACGAGTGGCACGGTGACCCTGGACGGCGAGGACGTCCTGGAGATGTCCGTGGACGAGCGGGCCCGCGCCGGCCTGTTCCTCGCCATGCAGTACCCGGTCGAGATCCCCGGGGTCTCGGTCTCCAACTTCCTGCGCACCTCCGCCACCGCCGTCCGCGGCGAGGCCCCCAAGCTGCGGACGTGGGTCAAGGAGGTCAAGGAGACGATGGCCGAGCTCCAGATGGACCCGTCCTTCGCCGAGCGCAACGTCAACGAGGGCTTCTCCGGCGGTGAGAAGAAGCGCCACGAGATCCTTCAGCTGGAGCTCCTCAAGCCGAAGATCGCCATCCTCGACGAGACCGACTCCGGCCTCGACGTCGACGCCCTGCGTGTCGTCTCCGAGGGCGTCAACCGGGTGCGCGAGCGTGGCGAGGTCGGCACGCTGCTGATCACGCACTACACGCGGATCCTCCGCTACATCAAGCCCGACTTCGTGCACGTCTTCGCCAACGGCCGCATCGCCGAGTCCGGTGGCGCCGAGCTCGCCGACAAGCTGGAGAACGAGGGCTACGAGGCATATGTGAAGGGTGGCGCTTCCGCGTGA
- a CDS encoding bifunctional 3-phenylpropionate/cinnamic acid dioxygenase ferredoxin subunit yields MAFVKVCALSELEDDTPKRVELDGTPVSVVRTEGEVFAINDICSHANVSLSEGEVEDCAIECWLHGSSFDLRTGKPSGLPATRPVPVYPVKIEGDDVLVSVTQES; encoded by the coding sequence ATGGCCTTCGTCAAAGTGTGTGCGCTGAGCGAGCTGGAGGACGACACCCCCAAGCGGGTGGAGCTCGACGGCACGCCGGTCTCCGTCGTCCGGACCGAGGGCGAGGTGTTCGCGATCAACGACATCTGCTCGCACGCGAACGTCTCGCTGTCCGAGGGCGAGGTGGAGGACTGCGCGATCGAGTGCTGGCTGCACGGATCGAGCTTCGACCTCCGCACCGGCAAGCCGTCCGGTCTTCCCGCGACGCGCCCCGTCCCCGTATACCCCGTCAAGATCGAAGGGGACGATGTGCTCGTCTCCGTCACCCAGGAGTCCTGA
- the sufD gene encoding Fe-S cluster assembly protein SufD, producing the protein MAEAQNIPAGSTTAGSIAVAAESTVATRMSAPPSFDVADFPVPHGREEEWRFTPLDRLRGLHDGTAVATGDGVKVVIEAPSGVTVETVGRDDERLGRAGIPVDRVAAQAYSSFQHASVVTVAKEAVLSEPIRIAVHGEGGVAYGHQVIELGAFAEAVVVIDHTGDAVLAANVDYILGDGAKLTVVSVQDWDEKAVHVAQHNTLVGRDASFKSIVVTFGGDLVRLHPRIAYAAPGGEAELFGLYFTDKGQHQEHRLLVDHNAPHCKSNVAYKGALQGDGAHAVWIGDVLIQAAAEGTDTYEMNRNLVLTDGARVDSVPNLEIETGEIVGAGHASATGRFDDEQLFYLQSRGIPAEEARRLVVRGFFAELVQQIGLPDVEERLLDKIEAELKASV; encoded by the coding sequence ATGGCTGAGGCTCAGAACATTCCGGCGGGCTCCACCACCGCCGGGTCCATCGCGGTGGCGGCCGAGTCCACCGTCGCCACGCGCATGAGCGCCCCTCCGTCCTTCGACGTCGCGGACTTCCCCGTCCCGCACGGCCGCGAGGAGGAATGGCGCTTCACGCCGCTGGACCGGCTGCGCGGACTGCACGACGGCACCGCCGTCGCCACCGGTGACGGCGTCAAGGTCGTCATCGAGGCGCCCTCCGGCGTCACGGTCGAGACCGTCGGCCGCGACGACGAGCGGCTCGGCAGGGCCGGAATCCCGGTGGACCGGGTCGCCGCCCAGGCGTACTCGTCCTTCCAGCACGCCTCGGTCGTCACCGTCGCCAAGGAGGCCGTGCTCAGCGAGCCGATCCGGATCGCCGTGCACGGCGAGGGCGGTGTGGCCTACGGCCACCAGGTCATCGAGCTGGGTGCCTTCGCCGAGGCCGTCGTCGTCATCGACCACACCGGTGACGCCGTGCTCGCGGCCAACGTCGACTACATCCTGGGCGACGGGGCGAAGCTGACCGTCGTCTCCGTCCAGGATTGGGACGAGAAGGCCGTCCACGTCGCCCAGCACAACACGCTGGTCGGCCGCGACGCCTCCTTCAAGTCGATCGTCGTCACCTTCGGCGGCGACCTGGTCCGCCTGCACCCCCGGATCGCCTACGCGGCCCCCGGCGGCGAGGCCGAACTGTTCGGGCTGTACTTCACCGACAAGGGCCAGCACCAGGAGCACCGCCTCCTCGTCGACCACAACGCCCCGCACTGCAAGTCCAACGTCGCCTACAAGGGCGCTCTGCAGGGCGACGGCGCACACGCGGTGTGGATCGGTGACGTGCTCATCCAGGCGGCCGCAGAGGGCACCGACACCTACGAGATGAACCGCAACCTGGTTCTGACCGACGGTGCCCGGGTCGACTCCGTGCCGAATCTGGAGATCGAGACCGGCGAGATCGTCGGTGCCGGCCACGCCTCGGCGACCGGCCGCTTCGACGACGAGCAGCTGTTCTACCTGCAGTCCCGGGGCATCCCGGCCGAGGAGGCCCGCCGGCTCGTCGTGCGCGGCTTCTTCGCCGAGCTGGTCCAGCAGATCGGTCTCCCCGACGTCGAGGAGCGGCTCCTCGACAAGATCGAGGCCGAGCTGAAGGCGTCGGTCTGA
- the sufB gene encoding Fe-S cluster assembly protein SufB, with product MTLPTETAHPELDGLGTYEFGWADSDAAGAAAKRGLSEAVVRDISEKKNEPEWMLNLRLKGLKLFGKKPMPNWGSDLSGIDFDNIKYFVRSTEKQAESWEDLPEDIKNTYDKLGIPEAEKQRLVAGVAAQYESEVVYHQINEELEAQGVIFMDTDTALKEHPELFKEYFGTVIPVGDNKFASLNSAVWSGGSFIYVPKGVHVEIPLQAYFRINTENMGQFERTLIIVDEDAYVHYVEGCTAPIYSSDSLHSAVVEIIVKKGGRCRYTTIQNWSNNVYNLVTKRAVAYEGATMEWVDGNIGSKVTMKYPAVYLMGEHAKGETLSIAFAGEGQHQDAGAKMVHMAPNTSSNIVSKSVARGGGRTSYRGLIEIGEGAPGAKSNVLCDALLVDTISRSDTYPYVDVREDDVSMGHEATVSKVSEDQLFYLMSRGMTEFEAMAMIVRGFVEPIAKELPMEYALELNRLIELQMEGSVG from the coding sequence ATGACGCTCCCCACGGAGACTGCCCACCCTGAGCTCGATGGCCTGGGCACGTACGAATTCGGCTGGGCCGACTCCGACGCGGCAGGCGCGGCGGCGAAGCGCGGCCTGTCCGAAGCTGTCGTCCGCGACATCTCGGAGAAGAAGAACGAGCCGGAGTGGATGCTCAACCTCCGGCTCAAGGGCCTGAAGCTGTTCGGCAAGAAGCCCATGCCGAACTGGGGCTCGGACCTGTCGGGGATCGACTTCGACAACATCAAGTACTTCGTGCGGTCCACGGAGAAGCAGGCGGAGTCCTGGGAGGACCTGCCCGAGGACATCAAGAACACGTACGACAAGCTCGGCATCCCCGAGGCGGAGAAGCAGCGCCTGGTCGCCGGTGTCGCCGCGCAGTACGAGTCCGAGGTGGTCTACCACCAGATCAACGAGGAGCTCGAGGCGCAGGGTGTCATCTTCATGGACACCGACACCGCGCTCAAGGAGCACCCGGAGCTCTTCAAGGAGTACTTCGGCACCGTCATCCCCGTCGGTGACAACAAGTTCGCCTCGCTGAACTCCGCCGTGTGGTCCGGCGGCTCCTTCATCTACGTGCCGAAGGGCGTGCACGTCGAGATCCCGCTCCAGGCCTACTTCCGTATCAACACGGAGAACATGGGCCAGTTCGAGCGGACGCTGATCATCGTCGACGAGGACGCCTACGTCCACTACGTCGAGGGCTGCACCGCGCCGATCTACTCCTCCGACTCGCTGCACTCCGCGGTCGTCGAGATCATCGTGAAGAAGGGCGGCCGCTGCCGCTACACGACCATCCAGAACTGGTCGAACAACGTCTACAACCTGGTCACCAAGCGCGCCGTGGCGTACGAGGGCGCGACCATGGAGTGGGTCGACGGCAACATCGGCTCCAAGGTCACCATGAAGTACCCGGCCGTCTACCTGATGGGCGAGCACGCCAAGGGTGAGACCCTGTCCATCGCCTTCGCGGGCGAGGGCCAGCACCAGGACGCCGGCGCGAAGATGGTGCACATGGCGCCGAACACCTCCTCCAACATCGTCTCCAAGTCGGTGGCGCGAGGCGGCGGCCGTACCTCCTACCGCGGTCTGATCGAGATCGGCGAGGGCGCGCCCGGCGCCAAGTCCAACGTGCTGTGCGACGCGCTGCTCGTGGACACCATCTCCCGCTCCGACACCTACCCCTACGTCGACGTCCGCGAGGACGACGTGTCGATGGGGCACGAGGCGACGGTCTCCAAGGTCTCCGAGGACCAGCTCTTCTACCTCATGAGCCGAGGCATGACCGAGTTCGAGGCCATGGCCATGATCGTGCGCGGCTTCGTCGAGCCGATCGCCAAGGAGCTGCCGATGGAGTACGCCCTCGAGCTCAACCGGCTGATCGAGCTGCAGATGGAGGGCTCGGTCGGCTAG
- a CDS encoding helix-turn-helix transcriptional regulator, with protein sequence MKYVGEAPQEELATGERSTRNRVARSILDHGPSTVADLAKRVGLTQAAVRRHLDALVNDDVVEAREQRVYGTRTRGRPAKVFALTDCGRDAFDQSYDKLAADALRWIADTAGDEALVAFARARMAAQYETYRAVVEAAAPESRTEALAKALSADGYAATARSAPGPQQGEQLCQHHCPVAHVAEQFPQLCEAETEFFSSLLGTHVQRLATLAHGDGVCTTFVPRSSPTASQTSQTTHSASASTAGRNPA encoded by the coding sequence GTGAAATACGTTGGCGAGGCTCCTCAGGAGGAACTCGCGACCGGTGAGCGCTCGACGCGCAACCGGGTCGCGCGCTCCATCCTGGACCACGGCCCGTCCACGGTCGCCGACCTGGCCAAGCGCGTCGGGCTCACCCAGGCCGCCGTGCGCAGGCACCTCGACGCCCTCGTGAACGACGACGTGGTCGAGGCCCGCGAGCAGCGGGTGTACGGGACGCGGACCCGCGGCCGTCCGGCCAAGGTCTTCGCCCTCACCGACTGCGGCCGGGACGCCTTCGACCAGTCGTACGACAAGCTCGCCGCCGACGCGCTCCGCTGGATCGCCGACACCGCCGGGGACGAGGCGCTCGTCGCCTTCGCCCGCGCCAGGATGGCCGCCCAGTACGAGACGTACCGCGCCGTCGTCGAGGCCGCCGCCCCCGAATCGCGCACCGAGGCCCTGGCCAAGGCGTTGTCGGCCGACGGGTACGCTGCTACGGCGCGCAGCGCGCCGGGGCCCCAGCAGGGCGAGCAGTTGTGCCAGCACCACTGCCCGGTCGCGCACGTCGCCGAGCAGTTCCCGCAGCTGTGCGAGGCGGAGACGGAATTCTTCTCCAGCCTGCTCGGGACCCACGTACAGCGCCTCGCCACCCTCGCCCACGGCGACGGGGTGTGCACGACGTTCGTTCCGCGCAGCAGCCCCACAGCATCACAGACTTCACAGACCACCCATTCAGCATCTGCAAGCACGGCCGGGAGGAACCCCGCATGA
- a CDS encoding ABC transporter ATP-binding protein, which translates to MSSESVVQARGLVKRYGTKTAVDGLDLEIAAGTVTAVLGPNGAGKTTTIETCEGYRRPDAGTVRVLGLDPVADAAALRPRIGVMLQSGGIYPGARADEMLRHTARLHAHPLDVDALVERLGLGGCGRTVYRRLSGGQQQRLALAMAVVGRPELVFLDEPTAGLDPQARRSTWDLVRELRADGVSVVLTTHFMDEAETLADDVAVIDAGRVIAQGSPEQLCRGGAENTLRFTGRPGLDLASLLKALPDGSEAAELTAGAYRITGTIDPELLATVTTWCAQNGVMPDGIAVERHTLEDVFLELTGKELRA; encoded by the coding sequence ATGAGCAGCGAGTCCGTCGTACAGGCCAGGGGCCTCGTCAAGCGGTACGGCACGAAGACGGCGGTGGACGGCCTCGACCTGGAGATCGCGGCGGGCACGGTGACCGCGGTCCTCGGCCCCAACGGCGCCGGCAAGACCACCACCATCGAGACCTGCGAGGGTTACCGGCGGCCCGACGCGGGGACCGTGCGGGTCCTCGGCCTCGACCCCGTCGCCGACGCGGCCGCGCTCCGCCCCCGCATCGGGGTGATGCTGCAGTCCGGCGGCATCTACCCGGGAGCGCGCGCCGACGAGATGCTCCGCCACACGGCCAGGCTCCACGCCCACCCGCTGGACGTCGACGCGCTCGTCGAACGCCTCGGGCTCGGCGGCTGCGGCCGTACCGTCTACCGGCGGCTCTCCGGCGGGCAGCAGCAGCGCCTCGCCCTCGCGATGGCCGTGGTCGGCCGCCCCGAGCTGGTCTTCCTGGACGAGCCGACGGCGGGCCTCGACCCGCAGGCCCGGCGCTCCACCTGGGACCTGGTCCGGGAGCTGCGGGCCGACGGGGTGTCCGTCGTCCTGACCACGCACTTCATGGACGAGGCCGAGACGCTCGCCGACGATGTCGCCGTCATCGACGCCGGACGGGTCATCGCCCAGGGCAGCCCCGAGCAGCTGTGCCGCGGCGGCGCCGAGAACACCCTGCGCTTCACCGGCCGGCCGGGCCTGGACCTCGCCTCGCTGCTGAAGGCGCTGCCCGACGGCAGCGAGGCGGCGGAGCTCACGGCCGGCGCCTACCGCATCACCGGGACGATCGATCCCGAGCTGCTGGCGACCGTCACCACGTGGTGCGCCCAGAACGGCGTGATGCCGGACGGCATCGCGGTGGAGCGGCACACCCTCGAGGACGTCTTCCTCGAACTGACCGGCAAGGAGCTGCGCGCATGA
- a CDS encoding ABC transporter permease: MSAGTYTPRPGGAPLPRMIAAQAALETRMLLRNGEQLLLTVVIPALLLVLFSTVDVVDTGAGEPVDFLAPGVLALAVMSTAFTGQAIATGFERRYGVLKRLGVSPLPRWGLMTAKTLSVLVTEVLQVVLLTVIAFALGWSPQGSPFAVVLLLLLGTVAFSGLGLLMAGTLKAEATLAAANLVFLLLLVGGGVVVPLERFPDAAQSVLGLLPISALSGGLRDVLLDGASMPWGDAAVLAVWAVLGLGAAARFFRWE; this comes from the coding sequence ATGAGCGCCGGTACGTACACCCCGCGCCCCGGCGGCGCACCGCTGCCGCGCATGATCGCCGCGCAGGCGGCCCTGGAGACGCGGATGCTCCTGCGCAACGGTGAGCAGCTGCTGCTCACCGTGGTCATCCCCGCGCTGCTGCTCGTCCTGTTCAGCACGGTCGACGTCGTCGACACCGGTGCGGGCGAGCCGGTCGACTTCCTCGCCCCCGGCGTCCTCGCGCTCGCCGTGATGTCCACGGCCTTCACGGGCCAGGCGATCGCGACCGGTTTCGAGCGGCGCTACGGGGTGCTCAAGCGGCTGGGCGTGTCGCCGCTCCCCCGCTGGGGCCTGATGACGGCGAAGACGCTCTCGGTATTGGTCACGGAGGTCCTTCAGGTCGTCCTGCTGACGGTCATCGCCTTCGCGCTGGGCTGGTCGCCCCAGGGCAGCCCGTTCGCCGTGGTGCTGCTCCTGCTGCTGGGCACCGTGGCCTTCTCCGGGCTGGGCCTGCTGATGGCGGGGACGCTGAAGGCGGAGGCCACGCTGGCCGCCGCCAACCTGGTCTTCCTGCTGCTCCTGGTCGGCGGCGGGGTCGTCGTGCCGCTGGAGAGGTTCCCGGACGCGGCGCAGTCGGTGCTCGGGCTGCTGCCGATCTCGGCGCTCTCCGGCGGCCTCAGGGACGTCCTGCTGGACGGCGCGTCGATGCCCTGGGGCGACGCTGCGGTCCTGGCCGTGTGGGCGGTGCTGGGGCTGGGAGCCGCGGCGCGGTTCTTCCGCTGGGAGTGA
- a CDS encoding COX15/CtaA family protein translates to MVRVETPLSFIAKRWTPSVRTARRAALAAVVMSVFIIITGGAVRLTGSGLGCDTWPKCTDDSLFATPEQGLHGAIEFGNRMLTYVLCAAVGWAIIAARSVKPRRRGLTRLAWSQFWLVMGNAVIGGITVWAGLNPWSVAGHFLLANCLLTVTVITWVRMGEGDTAPRPRAPLPVRRLAWAVVAVTVVLIALGTTVTGSGKHAGDSSDVPRMPWDWSDAAHVHAVAAWVVCLLAVAMWFALRVVDAPADTRARARDLLIVLLAQGGIGYVQYFNDVPEVLVGLHMLGSSLMWIAVLRLLLSLRERPAAGPGVPAPATGDLPEPAAAH, encoded by the coding sequence ATGGTGCGCGTGGAAACCCCCCTCTCCTTCATCGCCAAGCGCTGGACGCCGTCGGTGAGGACGGCCAGACGCGCCGCGCTCGCCGCGGTGGTGATGAGCGTCTTCATCATCATCACGGGCGGCGCGGTCCGGCTGACCGGTTCCGGCCTGGGCTGCGACACCTGGCCCAAGTGCACCGACGACAGCCTCTTCGCCACTCCCGAACAGGGCCTGCACGGCGCCATCGAGTTCGGCAACCGGATGCTGACCTACGTCCTGTGTGCCGCCGTCGGATGGGCGATCATCGCCGCACGCTCCGTGAAGCCCCGGCGGCGGGGTCTCACCCGGCTGGCCTGGTCGCAGTTCTGGCTGGTGATGGGCAACGCCGTCATCGGCGGGATCACGGTCTGGGCGGGTCTGAACCCCTGGTCGGTGGCGGGGCACTTCCTGCTCGCCAACTGCCTGCTCACGGTCACCGTCATCACGTGGGTCCGGATGGGTGAGGGCGACACGGCTCCGCGCCCGCGCGCCCCGCTCCCGGTGCGCCGGCTGGCCTGGGCCGTCGTCGCCGTGACGGTCGTCCTGATCGCGCTGGGCACCACCGTGACCGGTTCCGGCAAGCACGCGGGGGACAGCAGCGACGTGCCGCGCATGCCGTGGGACTGGAGCGACGCCGCACACGTGCACGCCGTCGCGGCCTGGGTGGTCTGCCTCCTGGCCGTCGCGATGTGGTTCGCCCTGCGCGTCGTGGACGCCCCCGCGGACACCCGCGCCCGCGCCCGCGACCTGCTGATCGTGCTGCTCGCACAGGGCGGGATCGGCTACGTGCAGTACTTCAACGACGTGCCCGAGGTCCTGGTCGGCCTCCACATGCTCGGCTCGTCCCTCATGTGGATCGCCGTGCTGCGCCTGCTGCTGTCGCTGCGCGAGCGTCCCGCCGCCGGGCCGGGCGTCCCCGCGCCTGCGACGGGAGACCTGCCGGAGCCCGCCGCCGCGCACTGA
- a CDS encoding heme o synthase, which yields MCVTAVESRPAGVALTPSPVGHRPFGARVKAFVALTKPRIIELLLITTVPVMFLAAQGVPDLWLVVTTTIGGYLSAGGANALNMYIDRDIDALMDRTSQRPLVTGMVSPRECLVFGISLGVISTVWFGLLVNWLSAALALGALLFYVVVYTMLLKRRTSQNIVWGGIAGCMPVLIGWSAVTNSLSWAAVILFAVIFFWTPPHYWPLSMKVKDDYARVGVPMLPVIASNRVVARQIVVYSWVMVAVSLLLTPLGYTGWFYTLVAVLTGGFWLWEAHGLQNRAKSGVTGAKLKEMRLFHWSITYVSLLFVAVAVDPFLR from the coding sequence GTGTGCGTGACGGCCGTCGAGTCCCGACCCGCAGGGGTCGCCTTGACTCCGAGCCCAGTGGGCCATCGCCCGTTCGGGGCCCGCGTCAAGGCATTTGTGGCTCTTACCAAGCCGCGCATCATCGAGCTGCTGCTCATCACCACCGTTCCGGTGATGTTCCTCGCCGCTCAGGGCGTGCCCGATCTTTGGCTCGTGGTGACGACCACCATCGGCGGATATCTCTCCGCGGGCGGTGCCAATGCGCTCAACATGTATATCGACCGCGACATCGACGCGCTGATGGACCGTACGTCGCAGCGTCCGCTGGTCACCGGCATGGTGAGTCCCCGGGAGTGCCTCGTCTTCGGAATCTCCCTCGGGGTGATTTCCACGGTCTGGTTCGGACTGCTCGTCAACTGGCTCTCCGCCGCCCTCGCGCTGGGCGCACTCCTGTTCTATGTCGTCGTCTACACGATGCTGCTGAAGCGCCGTACCTCGCAGAACATCGTCTGGGGCGGAATCGCCGGCTGCATGCCGGTACTCATCGGCTGGTCCGCCGTGACGAATTCACTGTCGTGGGCCGCCGTCATCCTTTTCGCGGTCATCTTCTTCTGGACGCCGCCGCACTACTGGCCGCTGTCGATGAAGGTCAAGGACGACTACGCCCGGGTCGGCGTCCCGATGCTTCCGGTCATCGCGTCCAACCGGGTGGTGGCCCGGCAGATCGTCGTCTACAGCTGGGTGATGGTCGCGGTCTCGCTGCTCCTCACCCCGCTGGGCTACACGGGCTGGTTCTACACCCTGGTGGCGGTACTGACCGGCGGCTTCTGGCTCTGGGAGGCGCACGGCCTGCAGAACCGGGCCAAGTCCGGGGTGACGGGCGCCAAGCTCAAGGAGATGCGGCTGTTCCACTGGTCCATCACCTACGTCTCGCTCCTCTTCGTCGCCGTGGCCGTGGACCCCTTCCTGCGGTAA
- the tkt gene encoding transketolase: MSTKPTTTDLQWTELDQRAVDTARVLAADAVQKVGNGHPGTAMSLAPAAYTLFQKVMRHDPADADWTGRDRFVLSAGHSSLTLYTQLYLAGYGLELDDLKAFRTWGSKTPGHPEYGHTTGVETTTGPLGQGVANAVGMAMASRYERGLFDPQAAPGTSPFDHMVWVIAGDGCLQEGISAEASSLAGHQKLGNLVLLWDDNHISIEGDTETAVSEDTLKRYEAYGWHVQRVDQLPSGDLDPEGLYRALQAAKAETERPSFIAARSIIAWPAPNAQNTEAAHGSALGDDEIAATKRVLGFDPEKTFEVSDEVIAHTREALDRGREAKAEWEKGFAAWRTANPERAADFDRVAAGELPAGWEDELPVFEAGHAVATRAASGKVLQALGGVIPELWGGSADLAGSNNTTIDKTSSFLPAGNPLPEADPYGRTIHFGIREHSMAAAMNGIALHGNTRVYGGTFLVFSDYMRNAVRLSALMHLPVTYVWTHDSIGLGEDGPTHQPVEHLASLRAIPGLNVVRPGDANETAIAWREILRRWTKEFGKGAPHGLALTRQGVPTYPANENAAKGGYVLFDAEGGEAQAVLIATGSEVQLAVEARDELQAAGVPTRVVSMPCVEWFEEQDQAYKDSVLPPSVKARVAVEAGIGLTWYRYVGDAGRIVSLEHFGASADAKVLFREFGFTAAHVAEAARESLAAAAR; the protein is encoded by the coding sequence GTGAGCACCAAGCCGACCACCACAGACCTCCAGTGGACCGAATTGGACCAGCGGGCCGTGGACACCGCGCGTGTCCTCGCAGCGGACGCCGTACAGAAAGTCGGAAACGGCCACCCGGGTACGGCGATGAGCCTCGCTCCAGCCGCGTACACCCTCTTCCAGAAGGTGATGCGCCACGACCCGGCGGACGCCGACTGGACCGGCCGCGACCGCTTCGTGCTGTCGGCGGGCCACTCCAGCCTGACGCTGTACACCCAGCTGTACCTGGCAGGCTACGGCCTCGAACTGGACGACCTCAAGGCCTTCCGCACCTGGGGTTCCAAGACCCCCGGCCACCCGGAGTACGGCCACACCACGGGCGTCGAGACGACGACCGGCCCGCTGGGCCAGGGTGTCGCCAACGCCGTGGGCATGGCGATGGCCTCGCGCTACGAGCGCGGCCTCTTCGACCCGCAGGCGGCTCCCGGCACCTCGCCGTTCGACCACATGGTCTGGGTGATCGCCGGTGACGGCTGCCTCCAGGAGGGCATCTCGGCCGAGGCGTCCTCGCTGGCCGGCCACCAGAAGCTCGGCAACCTGGTGCTGCTGTGGGACGACAACCACATCTCGATCGAGGGCGACACGGAGACCGCTGTCTCCGAGGACACCCTGAAGCGCTACGAGGCCTACGGCTGGCACGTCCAGCGTGTCGACCAGCTCCCCAGCGGCGACCTGGACCCCGAGGGTCTGTACCGCGCGCTGCAGGCCGCCAAGGCCGAGACGGAGCGGCCCTCCTTCATCGCGGCCCGCTCGATCATCGCCTGGCCCGCCCCGAACGCCCAGAACACCGAGGCCGCACACGGCTCGGCGCTCGGCGACGACGAGATCGCGGCCACCAAGCGCGTGCTCGGCTTCGACCCGGAGAAGACCTTCGAGGTCTCCGACGAGGTCATCGCGCACACCCGTGAGGCACTGGACCGCGGCCGCGAGGCCAAGGCCGAGTGGGAGAAGGGCTTCGCCGCCTGGCGCACCGCCAACCCGGAGCGCGCGGCCGACTTCGACCGCGTCGCCGCGGGCGAGCTGCCCGCCGGCTGGGAGGACGAGCTCCCCGTCTTCGAGGCCGGACACGCGGTCGCGACCCGCGCCGCCTCCGGCAAGGTCCTGCAGGCGCTCGGCGGGGTCATCCCCGAGCTCTGGGGCGGCTCGGCCGACCTGGCCGGCTCGAACAACACCACGATCGACAAGACGTCGTCGTTCCTCCCGGCGGGCAACCCGCTGCCCGAGGCCGACCCGTACGGCCGCACGATCCACTTCGGCATCCGCGAGCACTCCATGGCCGCGGCCATGAACGGCATCGCGCTGCACGGCAACACCCGCGTCTACGGCGGCACCTTCCTGGTGTTCTCCGACTACATGCGCAACGCCGTGCGCCTGTCCGCGCTGATGCACCTGCCGGTGACGTACGTGTGGACGCACGACTCGATCGGGCTCGGCGAGGACGGCCCGACGCACCAGCCGGTCGAGCACCTGGCTTCGCTGCGCGCCATCCCCGGCCTGAACGTCGTGCGCCCGGGTGACGCCAACGAGACCGCGATCGCCTGGCGCGAGATCCTGCGCCGCTGGACGAAGGAGTTCGGCAAGGGCGCCCCGCACGGTCTGGCGCTGACCCGTCAGGGCGTGCCGACCTACCCGGCGAACGAGAACGCGGCCAAGGGCGGCTACGTGCTCTTCGACGCCGAGGGCGGCGAGGCGCAGGCCGTTCTGATCGCCACGGGCTCCGAGGTCCAGCTGGCCGTCGAGGCCCGCGACGAGCTCCAGGCCGCCGGTGTCCCGACCCGTGTGGTCTCGATGCCGTGTGTCGAGTGGTTCGAGGAGCAGGACCAGGCGTACAAGGACAGCGTGCTGCCGCCGTCCGTGAAGGCCCGGGTCGCCGTCGAGGCGGGCATCGGACTCACCTGGTACCGGTACGTGGGCGACGCGGGCCGGATCGTCTCGCTGGAGCACTTCGGCGCGTCGGCCGACGCCAAGGTCCTCTTCCGCGAGTTCGGCTTCACCGCGGCGCATGTTGCCGAGGCCGCCCGGGAATCTCTGGCCGCCGCCGCGCGCTGA